In Nicotiana tabacum cultivar K326 chromosome 19, ASM71507v2, whole genome shotgun sequence, one DNA window encodes the following:
- the LOC107829506 gene encoding uncharacterized protein LOC107829506, whose amino-acid sequence MGKAKKAPKFAVMKKMVTHKAIKQYKEDVLNPNKKDLTKEKLPKNVPYVSSALFFKYNTALGPPYRVLVDTNFINFSIQNKLDLEKGMMDCLYAKCTPCITDCVMAELEKLGQKYRVALRIAKDPRFERLPCTHKGTYADDCIVERVTQHKCYIVATCDRDLKRRIRKVPGVPIMYITQHKYSIERLPEATIGGAPRY is encoded by the exons ATGGGAAAAGCAAAGAAAGCCCCCAAATTCGCGGTGATGAAGAAAATGGTTACTCACAAAGCTATCAAACA GTACAAAGAGGACGTTTTGAACCCTAATAAGAAAGATTTGACTAAAGAAAAGCTCCCCAAAAACGT GCCTTACGTTTCGTCTGCGCTTTTCTTCAAGTACAACACAGCTCTGGGACCGCCTTATCGAGTTCTGGTCGATACTAACTTTATCAATTTCTCCATTCAGAATAAA TTGGATTTGGAGAAAGGAATGATGGATTGTTTGTATGCCAAAT GTACTCCGTGTATAACAGACTGTGTTATGGCTGAGCTGGAGAAGCTGGGTCAGAAGTACCGTGTTGCTCTTAG AATTGCAAAAGATCCCCGATTTGAAAGGCTTCCCTGCACTCACAAAGGAACATATGCTGATGATTGTATTGTCGAGAGAGTTACTCAA CACAAGTGCTATATTGTCGCAACATGTGATCGAGATTTGAAGCGTAGAATACGCAAG GTCCCTGGTGTACCAATCATGTACATTACTCAACATAAATACTCCATTGAAAGGTTGCCTGAAGCAACAATCGGTGGAG CTCCAAGATATTGA
- the LOC107829511 gene encoding hevamine-A-like, whose translation MAIKTSFLLAYVAILLILALVARSEAGGIAIYWGQNGNEGTLAETCATGNYNFVNIAFLSSFGSGRNAMINLAGHCDPYTPNGCVNVSSDIKSCQSKGIKVMLSIGGGAGAYSIASSADASQVATYLWNNFLGGKSTSRPLGNAILDGIDFDLESGEGPYWGDLAKYLARYSKIGKKVYLTAAPQCPFPDACVGGALKTGLFDYVWVQFYNNPPCQYNSGNFTSFQDSWNQWISSIPAKKIFLGLPAAADAAGSGFIPVSDLTSQVLPAIKGSAKYGGVMLWSKYYDDQTGYSSSIKSHV comes from the coding sequence ATGGCAATCAAGACTTCATTTTTGTTAGCTTATGTCGCAATATTGTTGATTTTAGCACTAGTGGCGAGGTCTGAAGCTGGTGGAATTGCTATCTATTGGGGACAGAATGGCAACGAAGGGACACTAGCTGAGACTTGTGCTACTGGAAACTATAATTTCGTCAACATAGCATTTCTCTCATCGTTTGGCAGTGGTCGAAACGCAATGATCAATCTAGCTGGCCATTGCGATCCATACACTCCAAATGGATGCGTTAACGTGAGTTCTGATATAAAATCTTGCCAATCTAAAGGAATCAAAGTAATGTTATCGATCGGGGGAGGGGCAGGAGCATATTCAATTGCCTCATCTGCTGATGCTAGTCAAGTTGCTACATATCTCTGGAACAACTTCTTGGGTGGAAAATCGACTTCACGCCCTCTCGGCAATGCAATTTTGGATGGAATTGACTTTGATTTAGAGAGTGGAGAAGGACCATATTGGGGTGATCTTGCTAAGTATCTAGCAAGATATAGCAAGATAGGCAAGAAAGTGTACTTAACTGCAGCACCACAATGTCCATTTCCTGATGCCTGTGTTGGAGGGGCATTAAAAACAGGTCTTTTTGACTATGTTTGGGTACAATTCTATAACAATCCTCCATGTCAGTATAATTCAGGAAATTTTACTAGCTTTCAAGATTCATGGAATCAGTGGATTTCATCAATTCCTGCTAAGAAAATATTTCTTGGATTGCCAGCTGCTGCAGATGCAGCTGGAAGTGGATTTATTCCAGTGAGTGATTTAACATCTCAAGTGCTTCCAGCTATAAAGGGTTCTGCTAAGTATGGAGGGGTTATGCTATGGTCCAAATATTATGATGATCAAACTGGTTATAGTTCTTCTATTAAAAGCCATGTCTAA